The proteins below are encoded in one region of Ornithinimicrobium avium:
- a CDS encoding VOC family protein, whose amino-acid sequence MDQRVSLVTLGVADMDRAREFYVALGWQPGPSPEHIEFFQVGAMIVGLWDRMALAVDSGIDIDDETEETPGAGEVWGGKVVGLNVSSAADVDEQFETAVDAGATVLRQPASRYWGGYSGVFADPDGHVWEIAYNPYWTVTEDGKTMLGDGRG is encoded by the coding sequence ATGGATCAGCGAGTCTCCCTGGTGACCCTCGGCGTAGCCGACATGGACCGTGCCCGTGAGTTCTACGTGGCCCTCGGCTGGCAGCCGGGGCCCTCGCCCGAGCACATCGAGTTCTTCCAGGTCGGCGCCATGATCGTCGGGCTGTGGGACCGCATGGCGCTCGCCGTGGACTCCGGCATCGACATCGACGACGAGACCGAGGAGACGCCGGGCGCGGGCGAGGTGTGGGGCGGCAAGGTCGTCGGCCTCAACGTGTCCAGCGCCGCCGACGTCGACGAGCAGTTCGAGACGGCCGTGGACGCCGGTGCCACCGTGCTGCGCCAGCCGGCGAGCCGTTACTGGGGCGGCTACTCCGGCGTCTTCGCCGACCCGGACGGGCACGTGTGGGAGATCGCCTACAACCCCTACTGGACGGTCACCGAGGACGGCAAGACGATGCTGGGGGACGGACGGGGCTGA
- the leuA gene encoding 2-isopropylmalate synthase has translation MSIATPTAPASARNPQQPSGMPFERYTPYPAVDLPDRTWPSRTITQAPRWCAVDLRDGNQALIDPMTPDRKRRMFELLVQMGYKEIEVGFPAASQTDFDFVRMLIEEDLIPDDVVIQVLTQAREHLIERTYESIAGCRQAIVHLYNSTSTLQRRVVFDASEDEIVDIAVQGARICKKYEEQMAPGTEIYYEYSPESYTGTELEYAVRVCNAVMEVFVPTPEKPVIINLPATVEMATPNVYADSIEWMSRHLNHRENVVLSLHPHNDRGTGVAAAELGYLAGADRIEGCLFGNGERTGNVCLVTLGMNLFTQGVDPQIDFSDIDEVRRTVEHCNQLPVPERHPWGGDLVFTAFSGSHQDAIKKGFDALERDAAAAGVPVEQFRWEVPYLPVDPKDVGRSYEAVIRVNSQSGKGGVAYVMKTEHKLDLPRRLQIEFSGAVQRHTDSEGGEMTPAQIWESFQREYLEQPGPLVGKDYTVTHDDARDADQIEATVEVDGVEQQITGTGNGPIAAFTDALSTVGIDVRVLDYQEHALSSGSDALAASYVECAVDGEVRWGVGIHPSTVTASLRAVTSALNRPGR, from the coding sequence ATGAGCATCGCCACCCCCACCGCGCCCGCCTCCGCACGCAACCCCCAGCAGCCGAGCGGGATGCCGTTCGAGCGGTACACCCCATACCCCGCTGTCGACCTGCCGGACCGCACCTGGCCGAGCCGCACGATCACCCAGGCCCCTCGCTGGTGCGCGGTCGACCTGCGCGACGGCAACCAGGCGCTGATCGACCCCATGACACCCGACCGCAAGCGGCGGATGTTCGAGCTGCTGGTGCAGATGGGCTACAAGGAGATCGAGGTCGGCTTCCCGGCGGCCAGCCAGACCGACTTCGACTTCGTCCGGATGCTCATCGAGGAGGACCTGATCCCCGACGACGTCGTCATCCAGGTGCTGACCCAGGCACGCGAGCACCTGATCGAGCGCACCTACGAGTCGATCGCCGGATGCAGGCAGGCGATCGTCCACCTCTACAACTCCACCTCGACGCTGCAGCGGCGGGTCGTCTTCGACGCCAGCGAGGACGAGATCGTCGACATCGCGGTCCAGGGAGCGCGCATCTGCAAGAAGTACGAGGAGCAGATGGCTCCGGGCACGGAGATCTACTACGAGTACTCCCCCGAGTCCTACACCGGCACCGAGCTGGAGTATGCGGTGCGCGTGTGCAACGCGGTCATGGAGGTCTTCGTCCCGACGCCGGAGAAGCCGGTGATCATCAACCTGCCCGCGACCGTGGAGATGGCCACGCCCAACGTCTACGCCGACTCGATCGAGTGGATGAGCCGGCACCTGAACCACCGCGAGAACGTCGTGCTGTCGCTGCACCCGCACAACGACCGCGGCACCGGAGTCGCGGCCGCCGAGCTGGGCTACCTGGCCGGCGCCGACCGGATCGAGGGCTGCCTGTTCGGCAACGGTGAGCGCACCGGCAACGTGTGCCTGGTCACGCTGGGGATGAACCTGTTCACCCAGGGCGTCGACCCCCAGATCGACTTCTCCGACATCGACGAGGTCCGCCGCACCGTCGAGCACTGCAACCAGCTGCCCGTGCCCGAGCGGCACCCGTGGGGCGGCGACCTGGTCTTCACCGCCTTCTCCGGCAGCCACCAGGACGCGATCAAGAAGGGCTTCGACGCGCTGGAGCGGGACGCCGCGGCAGCCGGGGTGCCCGTCGAGCAGTTCCGCTGGGAGGTCCCCTACCTGCCCGTGGACCCCAAGGACGTCGGCCGCAGCTACGAGGCGGTCATCCGGGTCAACAGCCAGTCCGGCAAGGGCGGCGTCGCCTACGTGATGAAGACCGAGCACAAGCTGGACCTGCCGCGCCGGCTGCAGATCGAGTTCAGCGGCGCGGTCCAGCGGCACACCGACAGCGAGGGCGGGGAGATGACCCCCGCCCAGATCTGGGAGTCCTTCCAGCGCGAGTACCTGGAGCAGCCCGGCCCGCTGGTGGGCAAGGACTACACGGTGACGCACGACGACGCGCGCGACGCGGACCAGATCGAGGCGACCGTCGAGGTCGACGGCGTCGAGCAGCAGATCACCGGGACCGGCAACGGCCCGATAGCGGCCTTCACCGACGCGCTGTCCACGGTCGGGATCGACGTCCGCGTGCTCGACTACCAGGAGCACGCGCTGAGCTCGGGCTCCGACGCCCTGGCCGCGTCCTACGTCGAGTGCGCGGTCGACGGCGAGGTGCGCTGGGGGGTGGGCATCCACCCCAGCACGGTGACCGCGTCGCTGCGGGCCGTGACCAGCGCCCTCAACCGGCCCGGTCGCTGA
- a CDS encoding M14 family zinc carboxypeptidase has product MSHRTPRRAALGVATATIALSLAVAPAATSAPGNGKGDGNGKGGPAANITALERQDARGPKAATPGYSGVEMPAAYPHQPTLRVFPHDPDDRSYSGDLVGYADLAPWLNDLMSRSDRVSAQVVGRSTLGRDLYLVTVTAPEKANETRKQTAYREMIQNEPHKAARDKKLKAEYKTPIWFSANIHGNEWEGTDASMQFIEELATAPRSDVADLLDGHRLYFSLTLNPDGRNLGQRVTALGFDPNRDMITNTNPESESYVRLTQSLLPINASDLHGYTGNLQVEPTGPPHGENYEYDLFIPHNYAMALQIEQDVVDAAIEGNPLTAAGGIKIPYRDTPSGWDDYPPIFTAQYAAFYGALTSTVELPLSRDRSTGVQTPERAAINVEVALQVLRSTVDYVHENDGEILANQIEFFDRALSGEEKTALTVDTIDGVAGPEQWKPLWDVADDQDPVDLPQAYVIPVGEGQRSLSDATSLVEQLLLHDIEVRTLNNARTIDGTTYPRGSYVIDMAQSKRALANALLDLGSDISAKVPSMYDISAWSYSYLWGATVDKVGDVGDGPVKATKAASAPTRQASVPKRAQHVTFDVAGVEDYVALNDLLAQDAVAWLLPSGQAVVAPESHGLVVNAALEHDIAFRAATAAEVGTVTSGDAKELDEVRVGYVGTQDPRTSLEQLGFDAVEVSAASIDADQGILDDLDVIWLSSALNFTNNQVNGRDATQAWLDEGHALVGSGSSAFTTARNFGLVSATAVSGQSRGNGIVAVDTPADSLLANYGQDYAFVYPAQSYTDLGEGTRAEQFYGEGNPLLSGHWRGDGTASPQAAAGNAAVISGESAAGGKAVVFGTSPFYRTHPKGGMSQVAQAIFAVTPEG; this is encoded by the coding sequence ATGAGTCATCGCACACCACGGCGCGCCGCCCTCGGCGTCGCGACCGCGACGATCGCCCTCTCCCTGGCGGTGGCGCCAGCCGCCACCTCGGCCCCCGGCAACGGGAAGGGCGACGGGAACGGCAAGGGCGGGCCCGCGGCCAACATCACCGCGCTGGAGCGTCAGGACGCTCGCGGCCCCAAGGCCGCGACGCCGGGCTACTCGGGCGTGGAGATGCCGGCTGCCTACCCGCACCAGCCGACCCTGCGGGTCTTCCCGCACGACCCTGACGACCGGTCCTACTCCGGTGACCTCGTCGGCTACGCCGACCTGGCGCCCTGGCTCAACGACCTGATGAGCCGCAGCGACCGGGTCTCGGCGCAGGTGGTGGGCCGGTCCACCCTGGGCCGCGACCTCTACCTGGTGACCGTCACCGCGCCGGAGAAGGCGAACGAGACCCGCAAGCAGACGGCATACCGGGAGATGATCCAGAACGAGCCGCACAAGGCGGCCAGGGACAAGAAGCTCAAGGCGGAGTACAAGACGCCGATCTGGTTCTCGGCCAACATCCACGGCAACGAGTGGGAGGGCACGGACGCCTCGATGCAGTTCATCGAGGAGCTGGCCACGGCGCCCCGGTCGGACGTGGCGGACCTGCTCGACGGTCACCGCCTCTACTTCTCGCTCACCCTCAACCCTGACGGGCGCAACCTGGGCCAGCGGGTCACGGCGCTGGGCTTCGACCCCAACCGCGACATGATCACCAACACCAACCCGGAGTCTGAGTCCTACGTGCGGCTGACCCAGTCGCTGCTGCCCATCAACGCCTCGGACCTGCACGGCTACACCGGCAACCTGCAGGTCGAGCCGACCGGTCCGCCGCACGGCGAGAACTACGAGTACGACTTGTTCATCCCGCACAACTACGCGATGGCCCTGCAGATCGAGCAGGACGTCGTCGACGCGGCGATCGAGGGCAACCCGCTGACCGCGGCGGGTGGGATCAAGATCCCCTACCGTGACACCCCGTCCGGCTGGGACGACTACCCGCCGATCTTCACCGCGCAGTACGCCGCGTTCTACGGTGCGCTGACCAGCACGGTGGAGCTCCCGCTGAGCCGGGACCGCAGCACGGGGGTGCAGACGCCGGAGCGCGCCGCGATCAACGTCGAGGTCGCCCTGCAGGTGCTGCGCAGCACGGTGGACTACGTCCACGAGAACGACGGCGAGATCCTGGCCAACCAGATCGAGTTCTTCGACCGCGCGCTCTCGGGCGAGGAGAAGACCGCGCTGACGGTCGACACGATCGACGGGGTGGCCGGCCCCGAGCAGTGGAAGCCGCTGTGGGACGTCGCCGACGACCAGGACCCGGTCGACCTGCCGCAGGCCTACGTCATCCCGGTGGGCGAGGGACAGCGCTCGCTCAGCGACGCCACGTCGCTGGTCGAGCAGCTGCTGCTGCACGACATCGAGGTCCGCACGCTGAACAACGCGCGGACGATCGACGGCACGACCTACCCTCGCGGCTCCTACGTCATCGACATGGCGCAGTCCAAGCGGGCGCTGGCCAACGCGCTGCTCGACCTGGGCAGCGACATCTCGGCCAAGGTGCCCTCGATGTACGACATCTCCGCGTGGAGCTACTCCTACCTGTGGGGCGCCACGGTGGACAAGGTCGGTGACGTCGGCGACGGGCCGGTCAAGGCGACCAAGGCAGCCTCCGCCCCGACCCGGCAGGCGTCCGTGCCCAAGCGTGCTCAGCACGTGACCTTCGACGTCGCCGGCGTCGAGGACTACGTCGCGCTCAACGACCTGCTGGCCCAGGACGCGGTCGCCTGGCTGCTGCCGTCCGGCCAGGCGGTCGTCGCGCCGGAGTCGCACGGGCTTGTGGTGAACGCCGCGCTCGAGCACGACATCGCCTTCCGGGCCGCCACGGCGGCCGAGGTCGGGACCGTCACCTCCGGGGACGCCAAGGAGCTCGACGAGGTCCGCGTCGGCTATGTCGGCACCCAGGACCCGCGCACGTCGCTGGAGCAGCTCGGCTTCGACGCGGTCGAGGTCTCCGCTGCCTCCATCGACGCCGACCAGGGCATCCTGGACGACCTCGACGTCATCTGGCTGAGCTCGGCGTTGAACTTCACCAACAACCAGGTCAACGGCCGCGACGCGACCCAGGCCTGGCTCGACGAGGGCCACGCCCTCGTCGGCTCCGGCAGCAGCGCCTTCACCACGGCGCGCAATTTCGGTCTGGTCTCGGCGACGGCGGTGAGCGGGCAGAGCCGCGGCAACGGGATCGTCGCCGTCGACACCCCGGCGGACTCGCTGCTGGCGAACTACGGCCAGGACTACGCCTTCGTCTACCCGGCGCAGTCCTACACCGACCTCGGCGAGGGCACCCGGGCCGAGCAGTTCTACGGCGAGGGCAACCCGCTGCTCTCCGGGCACTGGCGCGGCGACGGCACGGCCAGCCCCCAGGCGGCCGCGGGCAACGCCGCGGTCATCTCG